A DNA window from Mesorhizobium sp. C432A contains the following coding sequences:
- a CDS encoding M15 family metallopeptidase, with product MFVSTCSPAAADPLPAGFVRLADVDPSIRQDIRYAGLENFLHRKADGYDAPVCILTKQAAQALSGVQKALAADGLTLVVFDCYRPARAVADMGKWTREGGPPDPQWYPQVQRGDLIAKGYMGELSTHSRGSTVDVAIARSDGKNKSSAACGAAGAGTLGFGTSFDCFDPASETAHRPLAAEAAANRKRLLDAMRAGGFKNYAREWWHYTLRDEPYPKLRFDFPITAG from the coding sequence ATGTTCGTTTCGACTTGCTCCCCCGCCGCCGCCGATCCCCTGCCCGCCGGCTTCGTCCGCCTGGCCGATGTCGATCCCTCGATCCGCCAGGACATCCGCTATGCCGGCCTGGAAAACTTCCTGCATCGCAAGGCCGACGGCTATGACGCGCCGGTCTGCATACTCACGAAGCAAGCTGCGCAAGCGCTGTCCGGTGTGCAGAAAGCGCTCGCCGCCGATGGCCTGACGCTGGTCGTCTTCGACTGCTACCGCCCGGCCCGCGCCGTTGCCGACATGGGCAAATGGACCAGAGAGGGCGGCCCGCCCGATCCGCAATGGTACCCTCAGGTGCAGCGCGGCGACCTCATCGCCAAGGGCTATATGGGCGAATTGTCCACCCATTCGCGCGGCTCGACCGTCGATGTCGCCATCGCCCGCAGCGACGGCAAGAACAAGTCATCCGCCGCTTGCGGCGCGGCCGGCGCCGGCACGCTCGGTTTCGGCACCAGCTTCGACTGTTTCGACCCGGCAAGCGAAACCGCCCATCGCCCATTGGCGGCAGAAGCGGCGGCAAACCGCAAAAGGCTGCTCGACGCCATGCGCGCCGGCGGCTTCAAGAATTATGCGCGCGAGTGGTGGCACTACACGCTTCGGGATGAGCCGTATCCAAAGCTGCGCTTCGATTTTCCCATCACTGCGGGCTGA